One part of the Fusibacter sp. A1 genome encodes these proteins:
- a CDS encoding ROK family protein yields the protein MRLGFDLGGTNLAYGIVDEGKIIEKGSVKLTDLSPEAISNHMTKAYVELKEKYTITAVGIGVPGIVSQLDGIVVKCVNLNWVMVPLAELLKEHIEVPIVVGNDANAACIGEVAFGGMKGYHDAILLTLGTGLGGGVVAGGKLLLGHQGAGTEIGHMIISSGEATCNCGNKGCFETYVSATALIRKYNELGTTHVQDAKSVFDRLENGDDVAVEVVDWFCEHFATGIVNLYNIFAPEVIALGGGVAKAFPKFEARLLHAISNRLFTNDLTYGKIVEAELGNDAGIIGAAYLADYQ from the coding sequence ATGAGATTAGGATTCGATTTAGGTGGAACAAATTTGGCATATGGGATTGTTGATGAGGGTAAGATCATTGAAAAAGGTTCTGTGAAGTTGACCGATCTGTCACCTGAGGCTATCTCGAACCACATGACCAAGGCGTATGTGGAGCTGAAAGAGAAATATACGATTACCGCAGTAGGAATAGGCGTTCCGGGAATCGTCTCACAACTCGACGGTATTGTCGTCAAGTGTGTCAATCTGAACTGGGTGATGGTTCCGCTTGCCGAGCTGCTTAAGGAACACATCGAGGTTCCGATTGTAGTCGGTAATGACGCGAATGCGGCTTGTATCGGCGAGGTCGCCTTTGGCGGTATGAAAGGTTATCATGACGCTATTCTTCTGACTTTGGGAACCGGTCTTGGCGGCGGCGTCGTAGCCGGTGGAAAACTTCTGCTAGGGCATCAGGGCGCTGGCACAGAAATCGGACATATGATCATCTCAAGTGGAGAAGCGACATGCAACTGCGGAAACAAGGGCTGTTTTGAGACCTATGTATCAGCGACGGCGCTTATCAGAAAATACAACGAACTTGGAACGACGCATGTCCAAGACGCAAAATCTGTTTTTGACAGACTCGAAAATGGCGATGATGTCGCTGTAGAAGTGGTGGATTGGTTCTGCGAGCATTTCGCAACAGGAATCGTCAATCTGTACAACATCTTCGCTCCTGAAGTAATCGCCCTAGGTGGCGGGGTTGCAAAGGCGTTTCCAAAATTCGAGGCTAGACTGCTTCATGCGATCAGCAATCGTCTTTTTACGAATGATTTGACTTATGGTAAAATAGTGGAAGCGGAGCTTGGCAATGATGCGGGAATTATCGGCGCCGCTTATTTAGCTGACTACCAATAA
- a CDS encoding DUF2179 domain-containing protein translates to MLIYFLIFFGKIIEVSLMTLRVVLITKGERKLGAVIAFFEICLWMLIVSNVIDGLMDDPFKAIAYALGFSLGNYLGSWLENQIGIGTSQVQIIVRAEHGYDLSQYLYKQGYACTVVEGQGKTFTRNILYVIAPRKKVQSIIKLAKQHQKNAVISVHDTKPFYGGYGIRK, encoded by the coding sequence ATGCTAATTTATTTTTTGATATTCTTCGGTAAAATAATTGAAGTCAGTCTTATGACGCTAAGAGTCGTCCTTATCACCAAAGGTGAACGTAAACTCGGCGCCGTTATCGCCTTTTTCGAAATCTGCCTATGGATGCTGATCGTATCGAATGTGATCGACGGACTGATGGATGACCCTTTTAAAGCGATTGCTTACGCCTTGGGATTCTCGCTAGGCAACTATCTGGGTAGCTGGCTTGAGAATCAGATCGGCATTGGGACCTCCCAGGTGCAAATCATCGTAAGGGCGGAGCACGGATATGATTTAAGCCAGTACCTATACAAGCAAGGCTATGCGTGTACTGTGGTCGAGGGGCAAGGCAAAACCTTCACAAGAAACATCCTTTATGTGATCGCTCCCAGAAAAAAGGTGCAGTCGATTATAAAGCTTGCAAAACAGCACCAAAAAAACGCGGTCATCTCCGTGCACGATACAAAACCGTTTTATGGCGGCTACGGTATCAGAAAATGA